A region from the Polyangiaceae bacterium genome encodes:
- a CDS encoding Uma2 family endonuclease, producing MDPAVKAPTLEDLERLPPEIKGEIIEGVLYTMTRPRGAHQDVVLGIGADLRGPFRRGAGGPGGWWILPEPGIELANTPEIAPDLAGWRRERLAELPRDTAITIVPDWVCEILSPSTRRHNLLVKKPYYASVGVPFHWLVDLEARTLTAYRLESGRWVELGVWGDELDAHIEPFAEVGLDVSAWWP from the coding sequence ATGGATCCCGCGGTCAAAGCCCCCACGCTGGAGGATCTCGAACGGCTGCCGCCGGAGATCAAAGGCGAGATCATCGAGGGCGTGCTGTACACGATGACCCGGCCGCGGGGAGCACATCAAGACGTCGTGCTCGGCATCGGTGCCGATCTGCGTGGACCGTTTCGGCGTGGTGCCGGGGGCCCGGGAGGCTGGTGGATCCTGCCGGAGCCGGGCATCGAACTGGCGAACACTCCGGAGATCGCACCCGATCTCGCAGGCTGGCGTCGCGAGCGGCTCGCCGAGTTGCCTCGGGACACCGCCATCACCATCGTCCCAGATTGGGTGTGTGAGATCCTGTCTCCGTCTACGCGACGGCACAATCTGCTCGTCAAGAAGCCCTACTACGCGAGCGTCGGCGTTCCGTTCCACTGGCTCGTCGATTTGGAGGCCCGAACCCTCACGGCCTATCGACTCGAATCCGGCCGATGGGTGGAGCTCGGGGTCTGGGGAGACGAGCTCGATGCCCACATCGAGCCGTTTGCCGAAGTCGGGCTGGATGTCTCCGCGTGGTGGCCGTAG